In the Hermetia illucens chromosome 1, iHerIll2.2.curated.20191125, whole genome shotgun sequence genome, CTGGCTCTGTGCGAGAATTTTACGATGTGATACCGCTACTAGTAGACAACGCCGAAAGCGAATATGCATTCGAAGTTGTCGTCCCTAGTTTACCTGGATACGGCTGGTCTCAAGGTTCAGCTAAGCCAGGGTTTGGTATAGCTGAAATAGCTGTGGTATTCCGCAACTTAATGTTCCGTCTGGGCTACAAGAAATTCTTCGTACAGGGAGGCGACTGGGGATCCTTTATTGGCTCAAATATTGCTACACTGTTTCCAGAAGCTGTTTTAGGATATCATTCTAACATGTGTGGCGCTAATAGATTACTTTCAATGGTTAAAAAGAAGATTGCTAGCTAttacccaaaacctttcgtTCCTGAGGGATATGAGGATTTTTTCTTCCCACAGtcggaacagttcaagtttctACTTgaggaaagtggatattttcatatcCAAGCTACAAAACCAGATACAATTGGAGCTGCATTAACCAATAATCCCGCCGGATTGGTTGCTTATATTTTAGAGAAGTTTTCGACCGCGACGAACAAAGATTACAGGAAATTAAGTGATGGAGGTTTGGAAAGAAAGTTCACTCTGGAAGCTTTACTGGACAACATTATGATCTATTACTTAACTAACTCAATCACAACATCTCAACGACTTTATGCAGAAAGTTTCAATTTGCGCACTTTTGCACTTCAGTTGGATCGTGTTCAAACTGACGTACCAACAGGATGTGCCCGTTTTAAGCATGATATCGCTCATGAGTTGGATTGGACTCTAAAGGACAAATATACAAATCTTATCCATAGTACATACCATAAGGATGGTGGTCACTTTGCTGCTCTTGAATTGCCTAAAGTGTTCTATAAAGATTTCAtcgaatttattgaaaaagttgTTAAATTAGAAAATTTGTAAGCTTTTGATTGTGCTGTTACACGAAACAATAAATTGATTTCTTATATTTTTTCCATGGATGTATATGACAGCGTAAAATTGATAGTGTATTTAATAATACAGTTGGGGGCTAATCGACTTACTCGGGTTTGGATATTACAAAACTCATAGACGAAATCAACTTTGAAAAAAGCATTTTAGATGGACGAGTACCATAGAGACGCGGTTTGACGAATTAGGCTAGCTTAACACTGTAGTGACCGTAACTGGATGGAGATGGCTAGAATGATCATCCGAGGGTTTAAAGGAAGAATGGCGAAAATAGTGGGTAGGTTCGCCAGTACTCACTTCAACTGAAGTACAGAATGCGTTTGCATGTCGGTTCTTTTGGACACTTTAGTTTCTCTCACATCATTGACAAAACGTCATGTGTTTAAAAACCATAGTGCGTTGGGAAAGAGGAGCGTGAAACCGGGAAAATCAAAACTCGTGCCGGATCCTCATTTGATGCTTCTTTTGTTTCACGTGACTGTCAGGTACGGCCTATGGTGTTCTTGCCCTACCTTGCCATCTTTGGACAATAacatatttagaaaaaaaaatatcttcacCACTGGAATTCACCAACGCGAACGGCTCTCATCCTTCATTT is a window encoding:
- the LOC119646308 gene encoding juvenile hormone epoxide hydrolase 2-like is translated as MGLLCRATLAVFVVFVAFSVYKFREFTKPIAAPTLDLDKYWGPGKKSDYKQNTEVVEFKISFSDEAIDALRNDLNKTIEFQAPLEGIGFEYGFNTVYLQKVIKYWRDEYLPKWKERELFLGKWPHFTTNIQGLRIHYIHKRYDDPPKGKKVFPLLLLHGWPGSVREFYDVIPLLVDNAESEYAFEVVVPSLPGYGWSQGSAKPGFGIAEIAVVFRNLMFRLGYKKFFVQGGDWGSFIGSNIATLFPEAVLGYHSNMCGANRLLSMVKKKIASYYPKPFVPEGYEDFFFPQSEQFKFLLEESGYFHIQATKPDTIGAALTNNPAGLVAYILEKFSTATNKDYRKLSDGGLERKFTLEALLDNIMIYYLTNSITTSQRLYAESFNLRTFALQLDRVQTDVPTGCARFKHDIAHELDWTLKDKYTNLIHSTYHKDGGHFAALELPKVFYKDFIEFIEKVVKLENL